From the genome of Oxyura jamaicensis isolate SHBP4307 breed ruddy duck chromosome 2, BPBGC_Ojam_1.0, whole genome shotgun sequence, one region includes:
- the LOC118162670 gene encoding lymphocyte antigen 6E-like, producing the protein MRVLFLGCGHDWETMKALLLAVLALILCAEQAGALYCYTCEWEQSNWSCLKAQKCSDKDEYCVTNVASVGIGFVSLWKRITKKCSGSCPYHNFMLGLATYTSYCCQTFLCNLSACPGPRLARP; encoded by the exons ATGCGGGTGCTTTTCCTGGGCTGCGGACACGACTGGGAAACGATGAAGGCCTTGCTCCTCGCCGTGCTGGCTTTGATCCTATGTGCAGAGCAAG caggtgcCCTGTACTGCTACACCTGCGAGTGGGAGCAAAGCAACTGGAGCTGTCTGAAGGCCCAGAAGTGCTCGGACAAGGATGAGTACTGTGTGACAAATGTTGCCTCCGTAGGGATCG GCTTTGTGTCTCTGTGGAAGAGGATCACCAAGAAGTGTTCTGGGAGCTGCCCGTACCACAACTTCATGCTGGGTCTGGCCACCTACACCTCGTACTGCTGCCAGACCTTCCTGTGCAACCTGAGCGCCTGCCCGGGGCCCAGGCTAGCTCGCCCTTGA